The sequence below is a genomic window from Polyangiaceae bacterium.
GCCAACGGCAGCACTACCATCAAGCCTGCTATCACTCGTCGCATGGCGCGGGCGTAGACGAACTCTCGGCGCTTGCCAAGGGGAGCGCATGGCGGCGGAGCGTTGACGCAGTCGAGTGAGACGCGCTGACAGCGGGAAAACTCAGCTTCGCGGCGGCTCGAGGCCTGCCTCACGCCGATAGCTGTGGCACTGCTTGCTGCCCTTTTCGAAGGTGCGACAGGTCGTGCCGCGCTCTGCGTAAATCGAGCAGGCGTGGGGGCTCTCCACAGTTCCCAGGTACACACACGCGCCGTCCGCTCTGGACGGAAACGCTTGCTGGCTGAAGTGACCTTCGACCAGGCTGTCGATCAAATCCTGCCGGCCTGTGTTGCGCCAGCGCACCAGGTCTTCAGGCGGCACCAGGATGTGCCCGGGACCCGCCATGCGGCAGCAGGCCGAGCACGCCAGGCAGTCGAGCTCTTCAGCGCCGAGCGCTTGAGAGTCAGACTCCCTCACTTGCGTCCTCGCAGCACGTAGAAGAAGTCTCGGGGTTCTGCCTTGCTGACGTAGCCGGTCTTGCGGTGCTTCATCTTGGGAAGCAGCGTTTCCGTGACCTGCATCTGGCCGTCCTTATCGCCGAACCAAAAGAAGCGGGTATACGACCAGTTGATGTCGAGCTGGGTAGCGTTCGGGACCCCAAGCACTTGCATGGCCTTCGCCATCAGCTCCGGCGTCTGCTCTTCGCCGACCGCGTAGTACAACGTCCCGCCGCCTGCGCTCACGCCGACCGCAGAGCGCCGGATCTCCATCTTGCCTTCGGCGCTCATGCCGTACTTGCGTTGCTTCCCGCTCGTGACGTTGGGGTTCACCTGGGACTCTTCCAGCAAACACCACGGTCCCTGGCGCCACGCGCGAAACCGCGCTTTTTCCGTGGAGATTTTGCTCCAGGTGCCGACGCGCACGTGACCGTCGTCGAGCAACGCCACAGTGCATAGCTCGTCCCGTGGAGGGAGCAGGTCGATCTCACCGAGGCCCATGCCGTGGCCTCCGTGTTTCGTCATGAAGCCGCCGTTGAAAATCGCAGCCAGGCGGGGCTGAACGGCTGCAGGCACGAGACCCGTGCGTTCGCTCTCCGGTAGCGCTTTCGTCTCAGGCTCCCGGGTCCCTGCGACCAAGTTTATTTCCGTACGGCTCAAGTCGATGGCGACTACGTTGACGAACGCAAAGCGCTTGAACAAGTGAGGTCGCAGGCTGGTGCGGAACATGATGGGCTTGCCATCCACTTCGCCACCCTCTGCCACCGCCTCCCACTTGCCGTCTCCCGGCTGCGCGCTGCGCTCGAAAGGTGGTGTGAAGTCTGCAGGTGGAAACGTCGCGCCCGCGAACGGATCAGCCGCCGCCGCTGGTTTTGCGCCCGCATCCGCTTCCCCAGTTTTCGGGGGTGAGGTGCTCTGCTTCTCTTCGGCGTTCGCTGAAGTCGCGCTGTTCACGGGTGCGCCGTTGACGGACGGCGACGTTGTGGGAACGGCACCGCTCGGTTCCGCAGTGTTTGCGCCGGCGCAAGCTGCGCACAGCGCGAGCGACGTGATGCTGAGAGCCCGCTTCATGGGACGCGGAGCATACTCAAGGAATTGCGAAGTCAAAGGCGACGCCCCGTGCTAATTCTTGAATTCGTGGGAGGAGCGGCGTTGGTGCAGCGATTGGGGCGCGCGGCGAGCCAGAACGCCGCCCTCGCCAGCGCTCCGCCGGGCCCGCTGGTGGTTCACGGCTACTCGGCGCCTGGGTTCATCCAGGTGCGCGACGCGCTGTGGCGCCAGCTGAAGCGAACGGGCGGCGGCGCGGCGGTGAGCGTCTTTTATCAGGGCGAGTGTGTCGTCGACATCTGGGGCGGCGTGCGGGATGAAACCGGCAGGCCCTGGGAGCGAGACACCCTGAGCGTGTCGTTCTCGACCACCAAAGGCGTAGCCTCCACTGCTCTCCACCTGCTCGTGGATCGCGGCTTGGTGGACTACGACGCGCCGGTTGCGCGCTACTGGCCCGAGTTTGCTCAGGCTGGCAAGGCGGCTATTACCGTGCGGCAACTGATGAGTCATCAGGCTGGGCTCTACGGGTTGAGCGAGCTAGCGGAGCGCGCGGAAGATTTGCTGGATTGGGAGCTGATGGTCGCGAGGCTCGCCGCTGCGGCGCCGGCGCACCGCCCAGGGTCTCACAGCGCCTATCACGCGCTGACGTACGGCTTCCTGGTGGGTGAAATCGTGCACAGGGTTTCGGGGCGTCCGCTCTCGGAGTTTATTCGCACCGAGCTTGCGGAGCCTCTCGGGCTCGACGGCTTGTACATTGGCGCGCCCGAGGAGGCGCTGTCGCGCGCCGCGCGGCTCATGCGCTTGCCTGGAGGCGAACGCGCAGCGGTGAGTCAGCGCTTGCCTGCGGAGGTGCGCCGTCGCCAGCGCGCGGAGAAGGCCAAGCGCCGTGAGCGCGTTGCTTGGCTGCTGGAGCGTGGCCTGCGCGCCGCTGGCGTGCCTGCGGACCTGACTCAGGCGCGCCGCGCGTTCATTACCCCGGGGATCGGTCGCCTCGACTTCAGTGATCCTCAGGTGTTGCGCGCGAGCATTCCAGCGGCCAACGGGCTGTTCACAGCTCGGTCGCTGGCGAAGCTGTATGCAGCGCTCGCCGGGGGTGGTCAGCTGGGTGACGTACGCCTGCTCTCCGAAGCGACTCTGCGCCGCGCCACCGAGGTGCAGACGTCAGGTTCGGATCGCGTCGTGCTCTTCCCGATGCGCTGGCGCCTTGGGTACCACTTCGTCGGCACCTCGCTCGGCGTGCCGAAGCACGCCTTTGGCCACTTCGGGTTCGGCGGTTCGGGCGCGTGGGCCGACCCAACGCGTAACCTGAGCTTCGCGATGGTGCTGAATAGCGGCGTCGGCACGCCGTTTGGCGATCTGCGCACCGTCTGGCTGAGCGGACAGGCGTTGCGCGGTGCCGATCGCGTGTATCGTGATCAGCGCCGCCGCTGATGTCCTGGTCTTCGTTCGTTGCTCCTCCCCCCCAAACCCTGCGCCTGCCAGAGGTGCAAGGGGCTCACTTCTGCGCTGGCGAAGTCCCGAGGCCACGGGCGCGGCGTTTTTGGCTCTTCTTGGCTTGGCTGGCGGTGTTGCCGATCGGGTGTAGTGGTCGGCCCGCAGAGGGGCCGGCGGACTTCGCTTCTCGGGTCGAACTTCCGGAGCTAGATATTGCCGCGCGGCAAGATAGTAGCGACTGCGTGGTCGAGACCCATGGCTCTCACCGTCACTGGGGACGGCCACTCGGTTTGAGCATTGGCGCGGGGGAAGTGCCCTTTGCTGAAGTGTTCAGGGTACCCGCTCGCGTGCACGTGCGCGATGACGGCACGGCGACGTTGCTGGTCGACGACGGCGTGTTGGCCTTGCGGGGTTACACCTCACTGAGTCAGCTCGAGCTCTTCCCGAACGAGCCGATCTTCGATCGCGCGATCTATCTCGCGCCCTCTGCCGTGTTGTCACCGCTCGGGCGGCGCGCGAACTTGCTCGAACTCGAGCATCGCATTCGAGGTCCGGTGCGGTTGCCTGGGGATCCGCCCCAGGAGCTCTCGCTCGTGTGCTCCCAGCTCAGCTTGAGTCAGGTGGAGTTCGACCCCAAGATTTCCGCAAAGCTATTGGGGCGGATCGGGTACGCCTACGCGCGGTCGGGGCAAACCCTGGACCTGTGGGGGAGTCCGGACGCGGGGAGCGGGATGAAGCTGCAGGTCTTCCTTCCCCAGGGTGAGTGGATCGAGCTTGCGGTGCATGATCACTCTGGCCGTGGAGCCACCGAGCGCTGGCGTGTGAGCTACCAACAAGGGACAGAGCTGATCGTTGGCTGGGTCTTGCGAAGCGACCTCGAGACATCGCCTCAGATGCTCGGTGTCGTTTCGTACGCGGCGGGGGTGCGCTTTTTGGTGCCGGAGTACGCTGGCAAGCAGCACTGCAAGCGCCCGCTCACGTTGGGAGTGCTTCACGACGGCGTTGCGCGGGCCGTTGGCTCGCTGCGTGCCGGCGCTTACTGGGACTTCGCTGATGCTGAAGACGCGGAGCGTTTAAAGCGTGAACCAGCGTTGCGTCGAATGATCCCGATCCGGTTGCCTCATGCCGTCTGGCTCAAGCTCGAGCCTGAGCACCAGCTCATCGTCCCGTCGAGCGAACTTGGGAAGTGCGACGAGGCAACGAAGTGAAGCTTCACTGCCTCGCGAGCGCGCGCTATTGGATGCTGCAGTAGTCGGGGAACACCGAAGGTAGCGTGTCCGTGTAGGCCGGCGCCGAGCCGAGGCTGTGATCCGTGAGGAACTGCATCGCCCAGGGCAGATACGACGCCTCGATGTGGTGGCCCTGGTTGTGGTTGCACAGCACCACGAAGTGACCTTCGGTCTTCAGCTCGCTGACCATCTCATCGGCGAGCTTCTCGAAGTCCTGGGAGAAGGCCATGTCCGTCGGCCCACCGTAGCTCACCAACGTGGGTGGCTGATTGCTCGTCTTGACGTAGGGCAGAGAGATACCGCCCGAGAAGGGCGCGGCTGCCGCGATGACGTCGGAGCGCGTCGCGATGAGCGTACCGGTCATCAGCCCACCGTTGCTCATGCCGGTGACGTAGACGCGCTGGTCGTCGACGTTGAAGGACTCACCGATACACTTCAGCATGTCGTCGAAGAAGGCGACATCCACGTTTTGGGCCGCTGCAGTGGCGATGTTCCAGGTCGCCCCGTTGCCGGACTCGAGGCCCTGGGGGGCCGCGATGATTACGTCGTCCACATCCGCACGTGCCCGGAAGCCGACGGCGTCCAGCATGTCGGTGTTGGTGCCTCCGAAGCCGTGATACACGAACACCAACGGGTAGCTCTTGTTCGCGTCGTAGGTAGTGGGTAGCACAATCTCGAAATCGCGAGGATCATTGCCGCTCGGAAATGCCGTGTTCTTGCCGTCGGTCACCGCGGGGCACTGGTCGATGCGCGGGATCTCCGCCGCGGTACCGTCGCAGGAGGAAGGGGCCTCGCCATCCGCTGTGTACACCACGGCACCGAAGGTGCTGCCAGCTAGGTCCATGCCAAACGTGACGATCTTGCCGCTGATGCTGCCGCAAAAGGTCGTTGAAGTCTGGACCTGCCCCTGCACGACCAGCTCCACGTCAACGTCGCTCTTCGTAGGCGTATAGGCGCCAGGCATCGTGAGCCCGCCGAAGTCGATGGTGAACGTGCCGTCCTCCGCAGGGACGATGTCGTCTGCCTGCGCTAAAACCTCGCTTACGCTGCCGTCGTTCGCGATAGCGTGCAGCTCCACGTGGCTACCCGTAATATCCACGCGGTAAGGGAGCACCAAGCCGGAGAGCGGCGCCAGGGACACGCCCATCAAGAATTGACCCTGGGGCAGACCAGCTTCGGTCTGCTTTTGCTCGGTGGTGTCGTCGCTGGAACAGCCGGGCAGAGCGCCCGTCACGGGCAGCGCGAGCGCCAGACTCAGGCTTAGGGAGGCACCGAAGCGCCGCGTTCGGAGTTTGGAATACTGAGAGAACTTGAAAAGCTTCATGGGCAGGCTCCCGACTTTGCGTGGGGTACGCGCAAGATTCGCTGATTCGTTGTGAGGCAGAAATGTCACAAACACCAGCCTGAACTCCGACTTCCTGCAAAGTGAGCGAATGGATACGGCCGCGTGAGCGGTTGTAACATCGTTCGATGACTCAACTCCTTGAGGTGCTTCGACGGGTCCGCGAGCTGAACGTCGAGGCGCTGTCGCGGGCTATCGACGCTGAGGTGCGTCCGTTCGTCGAGCCTGCCTACCGCATGGCGGATGGCTCGATCGCGGTCGAAGGCCCCTTGGATCTTCCCCTGCGGGCGGATCTGATTCGACGCGAGGAGGATACCGCCGGAGACGAGATTCAGGTCGACCCCGCACGCTCACTCGAGTTCGAGCCAATCCTATTTCAGATGCGAGGCGCTGAAGTCCGTGTGGAAGCGTTTGGCTGGGACTACGCCGAGATCCTGGCAGACGTACCCGAGAGCGCCGACCTCTCGCCGCTCCAAGAGTGGTTCATGTCGTGGTTCGACGCGGAAGACGCGTCCACTCCGGACGAGACGGGGCTTTACCGCGTGGTGCATTTCATGTCCGATCCGGAGTACGATGATCACCGGTTGGCGTTCATCGTCGACTTCGGCTCAGCGCCTGTGGACGCTTGGGTGTCGCTCATGGAGCGCTTGGTGGAGCTCGGCGCCAAGCAAATCATCACCCGCCGCGCAACGGATTGAACTCAGCTAGTCCCGGGGACTAGTCCGCCGCTGTGGACCACGGACGCTCTAGCGCGCTCATTACCGCGCGGATGCGTGGGGTCTTGCGGCGATCCGGGTGGGTCAGCACCCAGAGAATGCGCTCGAGTTTCCTGACCGAGTTCGCGTATTCGCTGAGCTCCACCAGACTCGCGTGGCGGGCAGCAAGCAGCTTGGGCATCAACGCAAGCCCGACACCTTCGGCGCACAAGCTCACAAGGGTGTTGAATTGGGCGTACATCGCCGCTTCTCCAGCGTTCGCCCGCTCCCAGGCGGCCTCGGGTGTGTTCTCGCCGCGAGGGCGCAGCACCCAGCGCCGCTCCGGACGGGCTGCAGCGGCTTTCGTCGCGAACACCCCGTACCCAAGCCGAGCGACTCGCTTGCCCCAACAGCCAGCGGGCGGCCGTGGAATGATCGCCAGCGCCACGTCGACTTCGTGGTCGCGCACGCTTGGCCCCGAATCTCCAAGGTGGAGCGAGACGCTGAGCGTCGGATTTTTTTCGCAGAGCTCTGCGAGTGGGCCTTGGATGAAGGGCAGCAAGGCTTCAACGGTGGTGACGCTGACCACGCCCTCCAGATCACCGCCCTGATCGCGCAGCGAAGACAGCACTTGGGAGAGGGACTTGGCGGTGCGACGTCCTACCTGTGCAAGGGCCACGCCGGCGTCGGAGAGCGTCGCCCCGGACGTTCCCCGAATCAGACACGGTTGGCCGATCGCTTGCTCGAGCGCCGTGATGCGCCGGTACAGCGTCGACTGACCGAGGCCCAGCTCCCGCGCGGCGGCGCTCACACTGCCGAGGCGTTGAACAGCCTCTAGATAGCGTAGGTCGTCCCACTGAATACTCATTGATTCCTTCGCATGCCCCTCGGCTGGGTTGGCGCAGCATCTCATCTGAGGCGCAGAACCGCGAGCCTCAATCGAGTCGCTTTCCGGGTGGAAGTGGATGTGGCGATTTGCGCTCCGGCGGGACTTGCGCAAGGCTTGGCGCCGTGAGTTGGCGGCGCGGTAGGTGGCTCGCGGCTTTGGGCTGCGGGGTTTTGGGGGGGACATGCGTGGTGGCACCTGGATCCGCAGCCGCGGATGCGCCGAGTGCCTCACCCCCAAAAGATGAGCCTGCACCAGCGCCAGAACGGCCCAAAGAAGAGCCGAGCGGCGCTGCAGCGTCCGAAGATGCAGCAGGGGCCAAAGACACGGAAGAGTCCAAAGAGGCAGCGGCGTCCAAGGATGAGGCGTGGTGCCAGAAGGAGCTAGAGACGCTCGAGCACCATGTGTGTGCCTTCGTGCCCGCAAAGGATGAGGCGTCGGACACGCTCGTGGTCTTCCTGCACGGCGTCGTGAAGTCCGAGAGCGGCTGGCAATACAACCAGCAGCTCGCGCTGGTGCGCGCTGCGAAGGTGAATCACTTCGACCTGCTAGCGCCCCGCGGGCGACGCGGAATTGGTCCGAAGGACATGGAAGACTGGTGGACCTGGCCGACGCGCAGCTCTGCACAGAAGACGCTCGAACCCGAGCTGTTCGATGAGTGGCGCGAGGCGCGCAAGACACTCGAAGAGCGTCGCGGCAAGGCCTACGACAAGCTGATCATCGTCGGCTTCTCGAACGGCGCGTACTACGCCAGCAGCTTGGTGCTGCGGGATGCCTTCGAGGCGGATGGCTATGGAGTGTTTGCAGGTGGCGGCGCGAACTATCTCGAGGCGACCGCCAAGCGCATCAAGCGCCGTCCGCCGGTCTACGTCGGCTGGGGCCTGAAAGACAAAAGCGCAAAGAAGGACGCCGCGGGTTTCGCCAAGCTACTCAAGCGCCTCGGGTGGAAGCACCGCGCCAAGGCGCGCCCGAAGGTCGGACACACGATGACCGACGCGGGCCTGAAGGAAGCCATGAGTTTCCTGCGAGCAAAGAAGTAGGCGCAGGCAGTTGGCAAGCGCTGCCCGGTAGCCGAACGTCAGTGTGCTGATGTAGAACCGAGCGGTGACCGCCAATCGCAAGCTGCGTCGCGCCCAACAAGCGCGGAAACAACGGGCTCCAGTGCAAGCGCCGACGGGTGTGCGCGCGCCAGTCCATTTGGACAAAGCCAAGCTGCGGCGCCAGTCATCTGCTGAGCGGTTTGCTCGGGAAGGCTCCGAGCTCTTGTGGGTGCGCCTCTTGGCCTGGGAAGGGCAGCGCTTGAGCCGTGCGCGCTTGTTGGATGCGGTTCACGACGCTGCGCTCTGGAAGCAAGCCGCAGCTGAGTCAGATCAAGTTCCGCCGTATCAAGCGAGCGGTGCGTTGGCGCCGCTGGCGGCTCGCGAGAAGGAGCTGGCGGGCAAGCTAAGCGCCGAG
It includes:
- a CDS encoding YkgJ family cysteine cluster protein, translated to MRESDSQALGAEELDCLACSACCRMAGPGHILVPPEDLVRWRNTGRQDLIDSLVEGHFSQQAFPSRADGACVYLGTVESPHACSIYAERGTTCRTFEKGSKQCHSYRREAGLEPPRS
- a CDS encoding beta-lactamase family protein, translating into MGRAASQNAALASAPPGPLVVHGYSAPGFIQVRDALWRQLKRTGGGAAVSVFYQGECVVDIWGGVRDETGRPWERDTLSVSFSTTKGVASTALHLLVDRGLVDYDAPVARYWPEFAQAGKAAITVRQLMSHQAGLYGLSELAERAEDLLDWELMVARLAAAAPAHRPGSHSAYHALTYGFLVGEIVHRVSGRPLSEFIRTELAEPLGLDGLYIGAPEEALSRAARLMRLPGGERAAVSQRLPAEVRRRQRAEKAKRRERVAWLLERGLRAAGVPADLTQARRAFITPGIGRLDFSDPQVLRASIPAANGLFTARSLAKLYAALAGGGQLGDVRLLSEATLRRATEVQTSGSDRVVLFPMRWRLGYHFVGTSLGVPKHAFGHFGFGGSGAWADPTRNLSFAMVLNSGVGTPFGDLRTVWLSGQALRGADRVYRDQRRR
- a CDS encoding LysR family transcriptional regulator encodes the protein MSIQWDDLRYLEAVQRLGSVSAAARELGLGQSTLYRRITALEQAIGQPCLIRGTSGATLSDAGVALAQVGRRTAKSLSQVLSSLRDQGGDLEGVVSVTTVEALLPFIQGPLAELCEKNPTLSVSLHLGDSGPSVRDHEVDVALAIIPRPPAGCWGKRVARLGYGVFATKAAAARPERRWVLRPRGENTPEAAWERANAGEAAMYAQFNTLVSLCAEGVGLALMPKLLAARHASLVELSEYANSVRKLERILWVLTHPDRRKTPRIRAVMSALERPWSTAAD